In a single window of the Antedon mediterranea chromosome 1, ecAntMedi1.1, whole genome shotgun sequence genome:
- the LOC140042314 gene encoding uncharacterized protein — protein sequence FPDIDDCANNPCLNGATCEDRVNGYHCTCILGYTGGRCRNNPNNCRNDPCQNGGECTDGLALYTCECLAGFEGSDCEIDINECAADPCLNGGVCEDQIGQYVCTCPPEFVGLSCQTAIALCLSQPCQNGARCDENTEAFWCECTEGFEGDICDQDIDDCVPDPCGAGDCTDGLASYTCTCLSGFFGTNCESEVNECASNPCQNNGFCLDLLNSYNCICSSGFTGDNCEINIDDCPEEVTCLNGGVCVDAVNGFTCDCGPGFAGDTCEIATDPCIEAVCENDGVCVSSSTDFTCECADGFTGERCETEIDECATGPCKNGATCVDLVNGFGCQCVSGYTGTNCNIDIDECATNPCRNGALCTDQVNNFQCTCAPGYFGDLCQTEVDECLTRPCQNGGTCQDQLNAYSCTCTSGFTGDSCQTDIDECESNPCENNGACQDDVNGFQCTCTAGYTGTRCESDVNECAAAPCLNGGLCIDRVNAYTCVCNAGFQGTNCQTESNECLSSPCLNGALCLDLDNAYACQCSAGFTGAQCATDINECESNPCVNGGLCLDEVNAFQCQCVAGYMGSRCEQDINECIGDPCLNGAVCEDKVNAYLCQCAAGYSGTNCEIELNECSSNPCLNGGTCQDLVNQYVCTCSDGFIGVHCEINFNECGSGPCANGALCVDLDNAFQCECVAGYTGFLCEREVNECAGSPCENNSTCIDLLNAYQCDCNAGFMGLNCEINIQECESQPCLNGGVCIDHINAYVCLCPEGYSGTHCEIEADQCEVNPCKNEGVCENFITSFVCHCQPGYLEVDCSVEINECNSDPCANGATCINRVSFYQCACVGGYTGRNCETGNMSNKINECFSNPCENAGECIDQLSGFHCTCSEGFTGDTCQLEINECLSIPCLHGGTCIDRLNTYQCQCSAQFAGTHCEIELSPCASSPCINGGQCIDNIDWFLCSCTAGWMGHTCNIEIDECSSNPCRNNGQCSHGIDVFTCSCLTGFTGELCETEIDECASQPCINNGRCVDGIASFTCLCTYEFTGLFCQIDVNPCESSPCLNNGNCLNFVTSFACQCASGWTGQNCETDQDECNSQPCRNGGECLDLVNAFLCRCQEGYAGETCSTLTDQCLLLPCKNGATCVNQVTSYFCICPSGWTGVTCETVDPCSGTPCLNGGSCVQQNYYYTCQCLEGFVGVRCEYDVDECVSLPCLNGGTCINNFNSFTCNCLPQYSGTFCEVAINSCENFVCLNGGVCSNLNVCTCPEGFTGTLCEQVLGNFCSSSPCQNEGVCQTTSDRYVCLCMLGYQGDNCESTSSVECNENICINGGKCLNITNTVFCQCMDGWTGDRCQYAINECNSLPCQNGGTCFDEINSFYCACVNGWHGNACELAVNLCDANPCLNGGSCTNFQMSYTCACFEGYFGTNCEQTVNLCEPDPCLNGGICINHQTSYTCTCTVEFAGDNCEISLDACVTAVCLNGGTCNNQFTHYTCTCPPGYIGDKCETALDACATAECLNGGTCNNQFTHYTCTCPPGYIGDKCETGLDACSTAECLNGGTCNNQFTHYTCTCPPGYIGDKCETELDPCASSPCQVDGVCNNFNTYYTCDCPDNRVGIHCETTLSACTNTTCGHNGTCIDYFTYSRCECTPGWTGSNCYLAIDLCILTNCENGGTCTNFQTYYTCACPETHTGTHCEISTERISSCLSNPCVNEGLCEDIDSGYICTCTPNYMGIHCENIISQCWDVTCENGGSCVELDSDYRCECTSGWKGSYCELVIDTCQSSPCQNGATCLNFQTHYLCSCALGFSGLLCSIDDDECESSPCMNGATCTEGVNQYTCLCALGWHGDICHLELNACESSPCVNGGQCQNQYTYFVCVCLDGYTGETCEIDIYDCGSNPCRNGGACTDLVNGYQCTCVEGWTGHHCDIRSNACEDHKCVNDGQCQNYYTFYVCLCQEGWTGEFCQTDVNECASNPCLNGATCVDDINSFVCTCSEDYRGSMCEIKNSCRYNYTLGLNDVVKIESPNYPNNYDNNEMCEWFVIAPMAKSLLVQPDTFALERNYDWLTMGEGTDVGNSSNAMLSLAGYKSPIQFLSSQNHMWFSFESDSDKTEAGFSIRVQAVDQNDTIDDCASNPCHNGATCLDGIDEYSCYCNHGFEGVTCQDVCDPNYCYSNPCPIGSECFSNGKQFLCICPPDVDDNLCINPEEVDPCRYTPCSNGATCVVGEDGISFSCECTEGWQGPFCDVDIDECESCPCQHQGTCLNAFNHFVCICNIGWTGFTCEIPVDPTVCSSGPCCNGATCVADETSYQCVCPPGFHGHRCEIDVDECGSDPCNNGGLCINGIDEFLCVCPYGPSQGLYCETSVCDLTPCLNGGSCQPISNLFFSCECPTGFMGPYCNMPTAMMCDNSFCNDQGICAITQDGHQICSCGEGYTGSHCQNSTDFCVDHRCKNGGECWVIDGGYRCLCQPGYTGAYCHVQINPCESSPCMNGGTCANYITYFKCQCTSHTMGPMCSIDVSNVNSINNAITDESDTELDAKWILVVGVLGSVILLLGVVLTYLLQRNNKKELAKV from the exons TTTCCAGATATTGATGACTGTGCGAACAACCCATGTCTGAATGGCGCTACATGTGAAGACCGTGTGAACGGCTACCATTGCACTTGTATTTTAGGATATACAGGAGGTCGCTGTAGAAATA ACCCTAACAACTGTAGAAATGATCCGTGTCAAAATGGCGGTGAATGCACTGATGGCTTGGCGCTATATACCTGTGAATGCTTAGCAGGATTTGAAGGTTCAGATTGTGAAATAG ACATAAATGAATGTGCAGCTGATCCCTGTTTGAATGGAGGTGTTTGTGAAGATCAAATTGGTCAATATGTTTGTACTTGTCCTCCAGAGTTTGTAGGCTTATCATGTCAAACTG CAATTGCACTTTGCTTATCTCAACCATGTCAGAATGGGGCTCGATGCGATGAAAATACAGAAGCCTTCTGGTGTGAGTGCACAGAGGGCTTTGAAGGAGATATCTGCGATCAAG ATATTGATGACTGTGTCCCTGATCCGTGTGGTGCAGGGGATTGTACAGATGGGTTGGCATCGTATACCTGTACATGTTTAAGTGGATTCTTTGGTACAAATTGTGAATCAG AGGTCAATGAATGTGCTAGTAACCCATGTCAAAATAATGGATTTTGTTTGGACCTGTTAAATAGTTACAACTGTATATGTTCATCTGGCTTTACAGGGGATAATTGTGAAATTA atATAGATGACTGCCCAGAAGAAGTGACCTGCCTTAATGGCGGAGTATGTGTAGATGCAGTCAATGGTTTTACTTGTGATTGTGGTCCAGGATTTGCTGGAGACACCTGTGAAATag CTACCGATCCTTGTATTGAAGCTGTATGTGAAAATGATGGAGTTTGTGTGAGTTCTTCCACAGACTTTACTTGTGAATGTGCCGATGGATTCACAGGAGAACGATGTGAAACtg AAATTGATGAGTGTGCAACAGGGCCATGTAAGAATGGAGCAACTTGTGTTGATCTAGTGAATGGATTTGGATGTCAATGTGTTAGTGGCTATACAGGAACAAATTGCAATATAG atattgatgaatgtgcCACTAACCCTTGTAGAAATGGTGCCCTCTGTACTGATCAAGTAAACAACTTTCAATGCACATGTGCTCCTGGTTATTTTGGTGATCTTTGTCAAACAG AGGTGGATGAATGTCTTACCCGTCCATGTCAGAATGGTGGAACTTGTCAAGATCAATTAAATGCATATAGTTGTACATGTACGTCAGGTTTCACAGGCGATTCTTGTCAAACAG ACATTGATGAGTGTGAAAGTAACCCCTGTGAAAATAATGGAGCATGCCAGGATGATGTCAATGGTTTTCAGTGCACATGTACAGCTGGCTATACTGGAACCAGATGTGAATCAG ATGTCAATGAGTGTGCAGCAGCACCATGTCTCAATGGTGGACTTTGTATTGACAGGGTTAATGCATATACATGTGTGTGCAATGCAGGCTTTCAAGGAACCAACTGCCAGACAG AATCCAACGAGTGTCTGAGCAGTCCATGTCTGAATGGAGCCTTGTGTCTTGACCTTGATAATGCGTATGCATGTCAGTGCAGTGCAGGATTTACTGGAGCTCAGTGTGCTACAG ACATCAATGAGTGTGAAAGCAATCCATGTGTGAATGGGGGTTTATGTCTTGATGAGGTCAACGCATTTCAGTGTCAATGTGTGGCAGGGTATATGGGAAGTCGGTGTGAACAAG ACATAAATGAATGTATTGGTGATCCTTGTCTTAATGGTGCAGTATGTGAAGACAAAGTAAATGCTTATCTCTGCCAATGTGCTGCAGGATACTCAGGGACCAATTGTGAAATTG aattGAATGAGTGTTCAAGTAACCCTTGCTTGAATGGTGGCACTTGCCAAGATCTTGTCAATCAATATgtctgcacatgctcagatgGGTTCATTGGTGTCCATTGTGAAATAA aCTTCAATGAATGTGGAAGTGGTCCATGTGCAAACGGAGCTTTATGTGTTGACCTGGATAATGCATTCCAATGCGAATGTGTAGCAGGTTACACTGGTTTCCTGTGTGAACGAGAGGTTAATGAATGTGCTGGATCACCATGTGAAAACAATTCTACATGCATTGATTTACTGAATGCATACCAGTGTGATTGTAATGCTGGATTTATGGGTTTAAACTGCGAGATTA ATATACAAGAATGTGAAAGTCAACCATGTCTGAATGGTGGAGTATGCATTGATCATATCAACGCTTATGTGTGCCTTTGCCCTGAAGGGTATTCTGGAACTCACTGTGAAATTG AGGCTGATCAATGTGAGGTGAATCCTTGCAAAAATGAAGGAGTTTGTGAAAACTTTATTACATCGTTTGTCTGTCACTGTCAGCCAGGATATCTGGAGGTTGATTGCAGTGTAG AAATCAACGAGTGCAATAGTGATCCATGTGCGAATGGTGCCACCTGTATCAATAGGGTCAGCTTCTACCAGTGTGCATGTGTTGGTGGATATACAGGAAGAAATTGTGAAACTGGTAATATGTCTAACA AAATTAACGAATGCTTTAGTAATCCTTGTGAAAATGCTGGAGAGTGCATTGACCAGCTAAGTGGATTCCATTGCACATGCTCAGAAGGATTTACTGGAGATACTTGTCAACTAG aaatcaatgaatgcTTAAGCATACCATGTCTTCATGGAGGCACATGTATTGATAGACTCAATACTTACCAGTGTCAATGTTCAGCACAGTTTGCGGGAACTCATTGTGAAATTG AATTATCACCATGTGCCAGTAGTCCATGCATCAATGGTGGTCAGTGTATTGACAATATTGACTGGTTCTTGTGTAGCTGTACTGCAGGCTGGATGGGTCATACATGTAATATAG AAATAGATGAGTGTTCTAGCAACCCCTGTCGTAACAATGGACAGTGTTCCCACGGCATTGATGTGTTCACGTGTAGTTGTTTGACTGGTTTTACAGGAGAACTATGTGAAACAG AAATTGATGAATGTGCGAGTCAGCCTTGTATTAACAATGGTAGATGTGTTGATGGTATTGCATCATTCACATGCCTCTGTACTTATGAGTTTACTGGTTTGTTCTGTCAAATTG ATGTCAATCCGTGTGAGAGCTCCCCTTGTCTTAACAATGGCAACTGTTTGAACTTTGTCACTTCATTTGCATGTCAGTGTGCCTCGGGTTGGACGGGGCAAAATTGTGAAACAG aCCAAGATGAGTGTAACAGTCAGCCTTGTCGCAATGGTGGTGAATGCTTAGATCTAGTTAACGCCTTCCTCTGTCGTTGTCAAGAAGGTTATGCAGGAGAAACGTGCAGTAcat taACGGACCAATGCTTACTATTGCCATGTAAAAATGGAGCGACCTGTGTCAATCAAGTGACATCATACTTTTGCATATGCCCAAGTGGCTGGACAGGTGTCACATGTGAAACGG TTGACCCTTGTTCTGGTACCCCTTGTTTGAATGGTGGTAGTTGCGTACAGCAGAATTATTACTATACTTGTCAGTGTCTTGAAGGTTTTGTTGGTGTCAGGTGTGAATACG ATGTGGATGAATGCGTAAGCTTACCATGTCTTAATGGAGGAACATGTATAAATAACTTCAATTCATTTACATGTAATTGTCTTCCACAATATtctggaacattctgtgaagTTG CAATCAACTCATGTGAAAACTTTGTATGTCTGAATGGTGGTGTGTGTAGCAACTTAAACGTATGCACATGTCCTGAGGGATTCACAGGAACTTTGTGTGAACAAG TGTTGGGTAATTTTTGTTCCTCGAGTCCTTGCCAAAATGAAGGAGTATGTCAAACTACATCTGACAGATATGTATGTCTGTGCATGCTTGGTTACCAAGGAGATAACTGTGAATCAA CATCTTCAGTCGAGTgtaatgaaaatatttgtatCAATGGTGGCAAATGCTTGAACATTACGAACACTGTATTCTGCCAATGTATGGATGGATGGACTGGAGATCGGTGCCAATATG CCATTAATGAATGCAATAGCCTGCCTTGTCAAAATGGAGGAACATGTTTTGATGAGATCAACTCATTTTATTGTGCATGTGTCAATGGTTGGCATGGTAATGCATGTGAACTAG CTGTGAATCTTTGTGATGCCAATCCGTGTTTAAATGGTGGCAGTTGTACTAACTTCCAAATGTCTTATACATGCGCTTGCTTTGAAGGATACTTTGGTACCAACTGTGAACAAA CTGTGAACCTGTGTGAACCAGATCCGTGTTTGAATGGTGGAATCTGCATTAACCATCAAACATCATACACATGTACTTGTACTGTTGAATTTGCTGGAGACAACTGTGAAATAA gTTTAGATGCTTGTGTAACTGCTGTGTGTTTAAATGGAGGCACCTGTAATAATCAATTTACACATTACACCTGTACCTGTCCACCTGGATATATTGGTGACAAATGTGAAACAG CTTTAGATGCTTGTGCAACCGCTGAGTGTTTGAATGGAGGCACCTGTAATAATCAATTTACACATTACACCTGTACCTGTCCACCTGGATATATTGGTGACAAATGTGAAACAG gTTTAGATGCTTGTTCAACCGCTGAATGTTTGAATGGAGGAACCTGTAATAATCAATTTACACATTACACCTGTACCTGTCCACCTGGATATATTGGTGACAAATGTGAAACAG aGTTGGATCCTTGTGCAAGTTCCCCCTGTCAAGTGGATGGTGTGTGTAATAATTTTAACACTTATTACACTTGTGATTGTCCTGATAACAGAGTGGGAATACATTGTGAAACAA CTCTAAGCGCATGTACAAACACAACATGTGGTCATAATGGCACCTGTATTGATTATTTTACATATTCAAGGTGTGAGTGTACACCTGGATGGACTGGTAGCAACTGTTATTTAG CGATTGATCTTTGTATACTTACTAACTGTGAGAATGGTGGAACGTGTACCAACTTCCAAACTTACTATACATGTGCCTGTCCAGAGACACACACTGGAACACATTGTGAAATAT CTACTGAAAGAATCAGCAGTTGTTTAAGCAATCCGTGTGTGAATGAGGGCTTATGTGAAGATATTGATTCTGGATATATTTGTACATGCACGCCAAACTATATGGGTATTCATTGTGAAAATA ttATAAGTCAATGTTGGGATGTTACTTGTGAAAATGGAGGCTCCTGTGTTGAACTGGATTCCGACTACCGCTGTGAATGTACAAGTGGATGGAAAGGGTCTTATTGTGAACTAG tgATTGACACTTGTCAGAGTTCCCCATGTCAGAATGGAGCGACCTGCCTAAATTTCCAGACTCACTATCTCTGCTCATGTGCTCTTGGTTTCTCAGGCCTTCTCTGTTCCATAG atGATGATGAATGCGAAAGCTCTCCCTGCATGAACGGTGCCACTTGTACAGAGGGTGTTAATCAGTACACATGTTTATGTGCATTAGGTTGGCATGGTGATATATGTCATTTAGAACTCAATGCATGTGAATCCTCACCATGTGTGAACGGAGGTCAATGCCAAAATCAGTACAcatattttgtttgtgtgtgtcTAGATGGTTATACTGGTGAAACCTGTGAAATTG aCATATATGATTGTGGTAGTAACCCTTGCCGAAATGGTGGTGCCTGTACAGATTTGGTAAATGGATACCAGTGCACTTGCGTTGAAGGCTGGACAGGACATCATTGTGATATTA GATCAAATGCATGTGAAGATCATAAATGTGTTAATGATGGACAATGTCAAAACTATTATACATTCTATGTATGTCTTTGTCAAGAAGGATGGACAGGTGAATTCTGCCAAACAG ATGTAAATGAATGTGCAAGCAACCCATGTTTGAATGGTGCCACCTGCGTTGATGACATTAATAGTTTCgtctgcacatgctcagaagACTACAGGGGTAGTATGTGTGAGATAA AAAATAGCTGTCGTTATAATTATACATTGGGGCTCAATGATGTTGTCAAAATTGAATCTCCAAACTACCCCAACAACTATGACAACAATGAGATGTGTGAATGGTTCGTCATTGCCCCTATGGCCAAGTCGCTTCTTGTCCAACCAGACACCTTTGCATTGGAGAGGAACTACGACTGGTTGACGATGGGTGAAGGAACTGACGTTGGAAATTCAAGCAATGCCATGCTGTCACTTGCAGGTTATAAGTCGCCAATACAGTTTTTGTCAAGTCAGAACCACATGTGGTTTTCGTTTGAGTCAGATAGTGACAAGACAGAGGCTGGCTTCTCAATTCGTGTACAAGCTGTTGATCAAAATGATA cCATTGATGATTGCGCCAGTAATCCATGCCACAATGGAGCAACTTGTCTAGATGGGAttgatgaatattcatgttaCTGTAACCATGGATTTGAAGGAGTTACATGCCAAGATGTCTGTG atCCAAATTATTGCTATAGCAACCCATGCCCTATTGGATCTGAGTGTTTTAGTAACGGCAAACAATTTCTATGCATCTGTCCGCCTGATGTAGACGATAACCTTTGCATCAATCCTGAAG AAGTTGATCCTTGTAGATATACACCTTGTTCAAATGGAGCTACATGTGTAGTTGGTGAGGATGGCATAAGCTTCAGTTGTGAATGCACTGAAGGGTGGCAGGGACCATTCTGTGATGTGG atattgatgaatgtgaAAGCTGTCCATGTCAACATCAAGGAACTTGCCTAAATGctttcaaccactttgtttgtaTCTGCAACATTGGTTGGACTGGATTCACTTGTGAAATAC CTGTGGACCCTACTGTCTGTTCAAGTGGTCCTTGCTGTAACGGTGCCACGTGTGTCGCTGACGAAACGTCTTACCAGTGTGTTTGTCCCCCTGGTTTCCATGGCCACAGATGTGAAATTG ACGTGGATGAATGTGGTAGTGACCCATGCAATAATGGTGGACTTTGTATTAATGGGATAGATGAGTTTCTCTGTGTCTGTCCTTATGGACCATCTCAAGGACTCTATTGTGAAACAT CTGTGTGTGACCTGACCCCATGTCTCAATGGTGGATCCTGTCAACCAATCTCAAACTTGTTCTTCTCCTGTGAATGTCCAACTGGTTTTATGGGACCATATTGCAACATGC CTACAGCAATGATGTGTGACAATAGTTTCTGTAATGATCAAGGAATATGTGCCATCACACAAGATGGTCACCAAATATGCAGTTGTGGAGAAGGCTATACCGGCAGTCATTGTCAAAACA GTACAGACTTTTGTGTGGACCATAGGTGTAAGAATGGAGGAGAGTGTTGGGTCATAGATGGTGGATACAGGTGTTTATGTCAACCTGGATATACCGGTGCTTACTGTCATGTTC aaatCAATCCATGTGAATCGAGTCCTTGCATGAATGGCGGCACATGTGCAAATTATATAACATACTTTAAATGCCAATGTACATCACATACAATGGGACCAATGTGTAGTATAG ATGTAAGCAACGTGAACAGTATAAATAACGCCATCACAGACGAATCTGATACCGAGTTGGATGCCAAGTGGATTTTGGTTGTTGGCGTACTTGGTTCCGTAATCTTACTACTTGGAGTCGTACTCACCTACTTACTACAGAGAAACAACAAAAAAGAACTTGCAAAAGTTTAA